The Frondihabitans australicus genome includes a region encoding these proteins:
- a CDS encoding ABC transporter permease: protein MSTATMATDQVAGAGPAPTGQTRRPVGRRGVRAAPYLLSLAGSAWLLILFVIPLVSGLIVSLMSGNPEKGFTFTWDWGVYSSIFVNPAVPYATFFVRSLVYGGAATLITIIVGYPMAYFIAFRVSPRWKNALLFLVLLSFLVSFVIRIDMWAFILADQGPLLTILRDLHLASKDFHILGTSAAVIGGDAYNDLAFMVLPIYVALEKIEPRFLEAAGDLYGSPRTVFSRVVLPLSRSGIFAGVLLVFIDTVGDPVDASLLGGTNTYTIGQAIQDAYLTNQQYNVAAALSTVLMILLGIILFVYARIAGTENIENLV, encoded by the coding sequence ATGAGCACCGCGACCATGGCGACCGACCAGGTCGCAGGAGCAGGCCCCGCGCCGACCGGCCAGACCCGCCGGCCCGTGGGGCGTCGCGGCGTCCGAGCCGCTCCCTACCTGCTGAGCCTCGCAGGCAGCGCCTGGCTGCTCATCCTCTTCGTGATCCCGCTCGTGTCGGGCCTCATCGTGTCGCTCATGTCGGGCAACCCCGAGAAGGGCTTCACGTTCACCTGGGACTGGGGCGTCTACTCGAGCATCTTCGTGAACCCGGCCGTGCCGTACGCGACGTTCTTCGTGAGGTCGCTGGTCTACGGCGGAGCGGCGACGCTCATCACGATCATCGTCGGGTACCCGATGGCGTACTTCATCGCCTTCCGGGTGTCGCCGCGGTGGAAGAACGCGCTCCTCTTCCTCGTGCTGCTGTCGTTCCTGGTGTCGTTCGTGATCCGGATCGACATGTGGGCGTTCATCCTCGCCGACCAGGGGCCGCTGCTCACGATCCTCCGCGACCTGCATCTGGCGTCGAAGGACTTCCACATCCTCGGCACGTCGGCCGCGGTCATCGGCGGCGACGCCTACAACGACCTCGCGTTCATGGTGCTGCCGATCTACGTGGCGCTCGAGAAGATCGAGCCGCGGTTCCTCGAGGCCGCCGGCGATCTCTACGGGTCGCCGCGCACCGTGTTCTCGCGGGTGGTGCTGCCGCTGTCGCGGTCGGGCATCTTCGCCGGCGTGCTGCTCGTCTTCATCGACACCGTCGGCGACCCGGTCGACGCGTCGCTGCTCGGCGGCACGAACACGTACACGATCGGGCAGGCGATTCAGGACGCCTACCTCACCAACCAGCAGTACAACGTGGCCGCCGCACTGTCGACGGTGCTCATGATCCTGCTCGGCATCATCCTGTTCGTCTACGCCCGGATCGCGGGCACCGAGAACATCGAGAACCTCGTATGA
- a CDS encoding tetratricopeptide repeat protein, producing the protein MPTTPTDPTLAAHLDAIHAARDRENMQPTIVAFIAVLEEHPDDARVLYEVGGAYDTAGDELAACGYYERALARGLEGDVLRRCSCQYGSTLRNLGELERSAEVFANARAAYPDSPSLATFEALTLHAQGRLHETVAALLDVIADHVHSPDIDRYKASIRGNADYVRGLESSRDA; encoded by the coding sequence ATGCCCACCACCCCCACCGACCCCACCCTCGCCGCACACCTAGACGCGATCCACGCCGCACGCGACCGCGAGAACATGCAGCCGACGATCGTCGCGTTCATCGCGGTCCTCGAAGAGCACCCCGATGACGCCCGCGTGCTCTATGAGGTGGGCGGCGCGTACGACACCGCCGGCGACGAGCTGGCCGCGTGCGGGTACTACGAGCGAGCACTCGCGCGCGGGCTGGAGGGCGACGTACTTCGGCGCTGCTCCTGCCAGTACGGCTCGACCCTGCGCAATCTCGGCGAGCTGGAGCGCTCGGCCGAGGTGTTCGCCAACGCCCGCGCCGCCTACCCCGACTCGCCGAGCCTGGCGACGTTCGAGGCGCTCACACTGCACGCTCAGGGGCGCCTGCACGAGACGGTCGCGGCCCTGTTGGACGTGATCGCCGACCACGTCCACTCCCCCGACATCGACCGCTACAAGGCGTCGATCCGCGGCAACGCCGACTACGTGCGGGGGCTGGAGTCGTCGAGGGACGCGTGA
- a CDS encoding NAD(P)/FAD-dependent oxidoreductase, translating into MSHSTAFERNLPPRGAVENALRDTRQAVFWLEDAGDETRYPTLTADTTADLVVVGGGYCGLWTAIRAKQRDPGARVVLLEAKTVGWAASGRNGGFCEASLTHGEGNGEARWPDEMSVLDRLGMENLDAIERSVAELGLDCEFERNGSLDVAVEEHQVEWLREGDGVFLDQEAIRAQVNSPTYLAGSWNRRTSALVHPAKLAKELARAAVSLGVDVFEHSAVAGLSSDTRGGSGSARLSSRVSVTTDRATVRAAQIALATNVFPSLVGRDRLMTVPVYDYVLMTEPLTPSQLASIGWQGRQGIGDLANQFHYYRLTADNRILWGGYDAVYHFGRRVDPSYEERSATFSKLAAHFFSTFPQLDGVRFSHRWAGAIDTSTQFCAFFGLSHGGRVASAAGFTGLGVASTHFAADVMLDRLAGLDTERATLSMVTKRPLPFPPEPVAFLGVQATRWALNRADHSRGKRNLLLRTLDAVGLGFDS; encoded by the coding sequence GTGTCGCACTCCACCGCATTCGAACGAAACCTCCCGCCGCGCGGCGCCGTCGAGAACGCTCTGCGCGACACGCGTCAGGCCGTGTTCTGGCTCGAGGATGCCGGCGACGAGACCCGCTACCCGACGCTCACCGCCGACACGACGGCCGACCTGGTCGTCGTCGGCGGCGGTTACTGCGGGCTCTGGACGGCGATCCGCGCGAAGCAGCGCGACCCCGGAGCGCGCGTCGTGCTCCTCGAGGCGAAGACGGTCGGCTGGGCGGCTTCCGGCCGCAACGGCGGCTTCTGCGAGGCCAGCCTCACCCACGGCGAGGGCAACGGCGAGGCGCGCTGGCCCGACGAGATGTCCGTGCTCGATCGATTGGGCATGGAGAACCTCGACGCCATCGAGCGGAGCGTCGCCGAACTGGGCCTCGACTGCGAGTTCGAGCGCAACGGCTCGCTCGACGTCGCCGTGGAGGAGCACCAGGTCGAGTGGCTGCGCGAGGGCGACGGCGTCTTTCTCGACCAGGAGGCGATCCGGGCGCAGGTGAACAGCCCGACGTACCTCGCCGGGTCGTGGAACCGTCGGACGTCGGCGCTCGTGCACCCGGCGAAACTGGCGAAAGAACTGGCGCGCGCCGCGGTGTCGCTTGGTGTGGACGTGTTCGAGCACAGTGCGGTCGCCGGGTTGTCGAGCGACACTCGCGGGGGCTCTGGCTCGGCGCGCCTGAGTTCGCGCGTGAGCGTGACGACCGACCGGGCGACCGTCCGAGCCGCGCAGATCGCCCTCGCGACGAATGTGTTCCCGTCGCTCGTGGGCCGGGATCGCCTCATGACCGTGCCGGTGTACGACTACGTGCTCATGACCGAGCCGCTGACGCCGTCTCAGCTGGCCTCGATCGGCTGGCAGGGGCGACAGGGCATCGGCGATCTGGCGAACCAGTTCCACTACTACCGGCTGACGGCCGACAACCGCATCCTGTGGGGCGGGTACGACGCCGTCTACCACTTCGGCCGGCGGGTCGACCCGTCGTACGAAGAGCGCTCGGCGACGTTCTCGAAGCTGGCGGCCCACTTCTTCTCGACCTTCCCGCAGCTCGACGGCGTGAGGTTCAGCCATCGGTGGGCCGGCGCGATCGACACCTCGACGCAGTTCTGCGCGTTCTTCGGGCTGTCGCACGGCGGGCGTGTGGCCTCAGCAGCAGGATTCACGGGGCTCGGAGTCGCGTCGACCCACTTCGCCGCCGACGTGATGCTCGACCGCCTGGCCGGTCTCGACACCGAGCGGGCCACCCTCTCGATGGTGACGAAGCGCCCGCTGCCGTTCCCGCCCGAGCCGGTCGCCTTCCTCGGCGTGCAGGCGACGCGGTGGGCGCTGAACCGCGCCGACCACTCGCGCGGTAAGCGGAACCTGCTCTTGCGGACCCTCGACGCGGTCGGGCTGGGGTTCGACTCGTGA
- a CDS encoding glycosyl hydrolase, whose protein sequence is MNDDGIGSWRGRPLDIAGTWSDDDANSVNFWQLQKGGQYADWHKPLDIAVGAIDKGETWARAAAGDYDTRWSESLTKLKHLRSTTSATTYIRFAHEMNGDWYPWSVNTSNYRDFMTAWKRYRALQKEIFPAAKLVFSVNRQSVGTGMDWRSFFPGAKYVDVVGVDFYNKSPYVATSAQWTQSLDAVDQWGAPTGLQGYTDFAADEGLPLAVSEWSSDTQYGDSPAFVTGFLDFVKRHSGTGAGLVEYEILFDVDMNDNEFTLYGTDVRLPQSSAAYRSFFSSH, encoded by the coding sequence GTGAACGACGACGGCATAGGGTCCTGGCGCGGCCGCCCACTGGACATCGCAGGGACATGGTCCGACGACGACGCGAACTCCGTGAACTTCTGGCAGCTCCAGAAGGGCGGCCAGTACGCCGACTGGCACAAGCCTCTGGACATAGCCGTCGGAGCGATCGACAAGGGCGAGACCTGGGCCCGAGCCGCCGCCGGAGATTACGACACCCGATGGTCGGAGTCGCTGACCAAGCTGAAGCATCTTCGCTCGACGACATCCGCGACGACCTACATTCGCTTCGCCCACGAGATGAACGGCGATTGGTATCCGTGGAGCGTCAACACGAGCAACTATCGCGACTTCATGACGGCCTGGAAGCGGTATCGCGCCCTTCAGAAGGAGATCTTTCCCGCCGCGAAGCTCGTCTTCAGCGTCAATCGACAGTCGGTGGGCACGGGCATGGACTGGCGGAGTTTCTTCCCCGGTGCGAAGTATGTGGACGTGGTCGGGGTCGACTTCTACAACAAGTCACCCTATGTCGCGACATCAGCGCAGTGGACCCAGTCACTGGACGCCGTCGACCAATGGGGTGCGCCGACCGGCCTGCAGGGCTATACGGATTTCGCTGCCGACGAGGGCCTTCCCCTGGCCGTCTCCGAGTGGTCGTCCGACACGCAATACGGCGACAGCCCGGCATTCGTCACGGGGTTCCTGGATTTCGTGAAACGACATTCGGGGACCGGTGCGGGCCTCGTCGAGTACGAGATCCTCTTCGACGTCGACATGAACGACAACGAGTTCACCCTCTACGGCACGGACGTAAGGCTGCCGCAGTCGTCCGCAGCCTACCGTTCCTTCTTCAGCTCGCACTGA
- a CDS encoding acyltransferase family protein — protein sequence MRKMRARRCKKARIPLKLVTTSPYPMADDFPRRSPTIGLVMARRGTLRTVQVLRALAAIMVVFAHLIGPDTLEGRLPGHVGFLDGLGRLGPAGVGLFFVISGVIMVLTTMDSGAGVVPARQFLLKRIVRIYPPYLVITAFLFAVSLVSPGAVDSSQAIRPDDVASFLLLPQLGFPLLLVGWTLVYEMYFYLVYTLAMLVKGRARGVVLVAWTAATFVLMELVPAGGNAYLNLARDPINLQFGLGALVGWLLATRKAVAPIVVASAGTLASVVVLVLAAESFPPISGGSSLGRSLLIGVPFAILVYGAVGLEERGLVRAPSVLSHLGDVSYSLYLTHVVVLGAIKRAVTGLDDQRLAVHLGLLVLALAAVVVVAEVFYRVVEKPLLSVLHHRLASALGRRMPPVLDERVPPAAA from the coding sequence ATGCGCAAGATGCGCGCTCGGAGATGCAAGAAAGCGAGAATACCTCTAAAATTAGTCACGACGTCGCCGTATCCCATGGCAGACGATTTCCCACGCCGATCTCCGACGATTGGGCTAGTCATGGCGCGACGCGGCACCCTCCGCACTGTGCAGGTCCTCCGTGCCCTGGCCGCGATCATGGTCGTGTTCGCTCATCTCATCGGACCCGACACTCTCGAGGGCCGTCTGCCGGGCCACGTCGGATTTCTCGATGGGCTGGGCCGACTGGGACCGGCTGGTGTGGGGCTCTTCTTCGTCATCAGCGGCGTGATCATGGTTCTGACGACGATGGACAGCGGCGCAGGCGTCGTCCCCGCCCGTCAATTCCTCCTGAAGAGGATCGTTCGGATCTACCCGCCGTATCTCGTGATCACGGCATTCCTGTTCGCTGTGAGCCTGGTGTCGCCCGGGGCCGTCGATTCATCGCAAGCCATCCGTCCCGACGACGTGGCGTCGTTCCTCCTGCTTCCGCAGCTCGGTTTCCCGCTTCTCCTGGTCGGATGGACCCTGGTGTACGAGATGTACTTCTACCTCGTGTACACGCTGGCCATGTTGGTGAAGGGTCGAGCGCGAGGCGTGGTGCTCGTCGCGTGGACAGCGGCCACGTTCGTCCTGATGGAGCTCGTCCCGGCGGGCGGAAATGCCTACCTGAACCTCGCGCGCGATCCGATCAACCTCCAGTTCGGCCTGGGTGCGCTGGTCGGCTGGCTGCTCGCGACGCGAAAAGCCGTCGCGCCGATCGTCGTGGCATCAGCCGGAACGCTCGCATCCGTCGTCGTCCTGGTCCTCGCCGCCGAATCATTTCCTCCCATTTCGGGAGGGTCATCTCTCGGCCGATCCCTGCTCATCGGTGTCCCGTTCGCGATTCTCGTCTACGGCGCCGTCGGCCTTGAGGAACGCGGCCTGGTGCGAGCTCCGTCGGTCCTGAGCCATCTCGGCGATGTGTCCTACTCGCTCTACCTGACCCATGTGGTGGTGCTCGGCGCGATCAAGCGCGCGGTGACCGGCCTCGACGACCAGCGCCTAGCCGTGCACCTCGGACTCCTCGTTCTGGCTCTCGCCGCCGTCGTCGTGGTCGCCGAGGTGTTCTACCGGGTCGTCGAGAAGCCGCTGCTCAGCGTGCTCCACCACCGTCTCGCTTCGGCCCTCGGCCGTCGGATGCCGCCGGTCCTCGATGAGAGGGTGCCGCCGGCCGCCGCGTGA
- a CDS encoding acyltransferase family protein, with the protein MSDTRSADVTTGERQGERPVTTSAFPQRRRRTDIQGLRAIAIGLVVISHMSLPFLAGGYVGVDVFFVISGFLISSHLFDAMDANGRLGFASFYARRARRILPAALFVGAATLVLGLVFLPPLDLPDLGKMARAVAVFVPNMWLAYSHVDYSTVSNPSIFQQYWSLGVEEQFYLVFPLVLSILVVTLKLRRRTVAVAVGVLVLLSFVGAAILLHLTTSWTFFSLPTRAWEFGAGAIIAMIVRAHPRWLTVMPRSAVSLATSVGLLMILGAAVFYSDQTPFPGPTALLPVAGTAIVILAGSGSVDDTFAQNVLSTSGFQFVGNISYSLYLWHWPLLQLPASTSGSLTTLPLWERLALVALSVVLAAGTWKFIERPFLRSRAARGVAPKSNRRVLVTAVVAIVVFVAASALPSAIFSRSTLTSSTAANSVSPTTTPTFTSVVPSNVTPALADATDSVSDGSRENCMVHTVSAVYVNDCAFGDTSSATTVAVFGDSHADHWLPAVEKWGTANHVRVVDYSKVGCASVDVTMILGFTRYPQCTAWRAAVLEKLRADPPALVVLANTNQLAFDQDGMTREAAWDAAVGRTLRLLPRASKVLGLANTPQMPDNVPICLSVNLEKASACGAPRSTAVDQTFIDSERTAFERGGASYADLNDFFCSSTWCGVIQGHTLMYRDEGHMTATWTRQLSAEIGLPISKALHS; encoded by the coding sequence GTGAGCGACACCCGATCCGCCGATGTCACCACCGGCGAACGACAGGGCGAGAGGCCCGTCACGACCTCCGCCTTCCCACAGAGACGCCGCCGTACGGACATCCAGGGTCTCCGAGCGATAGCGATCGGTCTCGTCGTCATCAGCCATATGAGCCTTCCGTTCCTCGCGGGCGGGTACGTCGGTGTCGACGTGTTCTTCGTCATCTCGGGCTTCCTGATCTCCTCGCATCTCTTCGATGCCATGGACGCGAACGGTCGCCTCGGATTCGCTTCGTTCTACGCCCGCCGGGCCCGCAGGATCCTGCCTGCAGCTCTCTTCGTCGGCGCAGCGACGCTCGTGCTCGGCCTCGTGTTCCTGCCCCCGCTCGACCTGCCCGACCTGGGGAAGATGGCTCGCGCCGTCGCAGTGTTCGTGCCGAACATGTGGCTGGCCTACAGCCACGTCGACTACTCGACTGTGAGCAACCCGTCGATCTTCCAGCAGTACTGGTCGCTCGGTGTGGAGGAGCAGTTCTATCTGGTCTTCCCCCTCGTGCTGTCGATCCTCGTCGTCACTCTGAAACTGCGGCGGCGTACCGTCGCCGTGGCAGTCGGCGTACTCGTGCTCCTGTCGTTCGTCGGCGCCGCCATCCTGCTGCACCTGACGACGTCATGGACGTTCTTCTCACTGCCGACACGCGCATGGGAGTTCGGCGCCGGTGCCATCATCGCGATGATCGTCAGAGCGCACCCTCGATGGCTGACCGTCATGCCGCGTTCCGCGGTGTCCTTGGCGACATCGGTGGGCCTGCTGATGATCCTCGGAGCGGCCGTCTTCTACAGCGACCAGACACCCTTCCCTGGGCCGACGGCGCTCCTTCCCGTCGCAGGAACGGCCATCGTCATCTTGGCGGGCTCGGGAAGCGTCGACGACACCTTCGCTCAGAACGTCCTCTCGACCTCGGGCTTCCAATTCGTCGGCAACATCTCGTACTCGCTCTATCTCTGGCACTGGCCTCTCCTCCAGCTTCCGGCTTCGACATCGGGCAGCCTCACGACACTTCCTCTCTGGGAGCGGCTCGCGCTCGTCGCGCTCTCCGTGGTTCTGGCAGCTGGCACGTGGAAGTTCATCGAACGTCCGTTCCTTCGATCACGTGCGGCACGCGGCGTCGCTCCGAAGTCGAACCGACGAGTACTCGTCACAGCCGTCGTCGCGATCGTCGTCTTCGTCGCAGCGAGCGCACTCCCCTCGGCGATCTTCTCCCGGTCCACCCTGACCTCCTCGACCGCGGCGAACAGCGTGTCGCCGACGACGACCCCGACGTTCACCTCAGTAGTCCCTTCCAACGTGACGCCGGCGCTCGCTGACGCCACCGACTCGGTCTCCGATGGAAGTCGCGAGAACTGCATGGTCCACACGGTCTCGGCGGTGTACGTCAACGACTGTGCGTTCGGCGACACCTCGAGTGCCACCACGGTCGCCGTCTTCGGTGACAGCCATGCCGACCACTGGCTTCCCGCCGTCGAGAAATGGGGAACGGCGAATCACGTTCGAGTCGTCGACTACTCGAAAGTCGGCTGCGCATCCGTCGACGTCACCATGATCCTGGGCTTCACCCGATACCCGCAGTGCACCGCCTGGCGTGCTGCGGTCCTCGAGAAGCTTCGCGCGGATCCTCCGGCCCTCGTCGTCCTCGCCAACACGAATCAGCTAGCCTTCGACCAGGACGGCATGACTCGCGAGGCGGCTTGGGACGCGGCCGTGGGACGAACCCTGAGGCTTCTTCCTCGCGCATCCAAGGTTCTGGGACTCGCGAACACCCCGCAGATGCCGGATAACGTACCGATCTGCCTGTCGGTCAACCTCGAGAAGGCGAGTGCCTGTGGCGCGCCTCGGTCGACCGCGGTGGATCAGACGTTCATCGACTCCGAGCGAACGGCATTCGAGCGAGGCGGCGCCTCGTACGCGGACCTGAACGACTTCTTCTGCTCGTCGACCTGGTGCGGCGTCATCCAGGGCCACACGTTGATGTACCGCGACGAAGGGCACATGACAGCAACGTGGACGAGGCAGCTGTCCGCCGAGATCGGCCTGCCGATCTCGAAGGCTCTGCACTCATGA
- a CDS encoding ABC transporter substrate-binding protein: MPAHETRFSRRALLRAGFAGAGALATSAILSSCSIEGTIAEQAQTKTNWAKYWREHRKTGTLNFANWPLYIDSEKGKSKSLELFTASTGIRVDYQAVIQDNATFYATVSPELRAHEATGYDIVVMTNGWELTEMIQNGFVVELDHSRLPNFAKYASSSVKSPNYDPGNKHSVVWQTGFTGIAYNSKLIDREITSFEDLLDPAFTGHVGMMSDNTELGSAALLAIGVKPADSTPADWRRAAAWLSKQRPQVTGYYDQSYIDKLENGDTWISQAWSGDVFQAQQSGFPHIKFVTPKEGQMMWHDNMMIPMQASHPVDALEWMNFYYTPKIAGIVEDWVNYVCPVPGAEQYIRGPLDDKTVANSPLVFPTDEVLSQSNEFYVYKDYDEYEEWNTVFNPIIQS, translated from the coding sequence ATGCCGGCGCACGAGACGCGCTTCTCGCGGCGGGCGCTGCTGCGCGCGGGGTTCGCAGGAGCAGGGGCGCTCGCCACGAGCGCGATCCTCAGCTCCTGCAGCATCGAGGGCACCATCGCCGAGCAGGCGCAGACGAAGACGAACTGGGCCAAGTACTGGCGGGAGCACCGGAAGACCGGCACGCTGAACTTCGCGAACTGGCCGCTCTACATCGACTCGGAGAAGGGCAAGTCGAAGTCGCTCGAGCTCTTCACGGCGTCCACCGGCATCAGGGTCGACTACCAGGCGGTGATCCAGGACAACGCGACGTTCTACGCCACCGTCTCGCCCGAGCTGCGTGCCCACGAGGCGACCGGCTACGACATCGTCGTGATGACGAACGGGTGGGAGCTCACGGAGATGATCCAGAACGGGTTCGTCGTCGAGCTCGACCACTCGCGGCTGCCGAACTTCGCGAAGTACGCCTCTTCCAGCGTGAAGAGTCCGAACTACGACCCGGGCAACAAGCACTCGGTGGTCTGGCAGACGGGGTTCACCGGCATCGCCTACAACTCGAAGCTGATCGACCGCGAGATCACCTCGTTCGAGGACCTCTTGGATCCTGCGTTCACGGGCCACGTCGGCATGATGAGCGACAACACCGAGCTCGGCAGCGCCGCCCTCCTCGCGATCGGCGTGAAACCGGCCGACTCGACCCCGGCCGACTGGCGTCGGGCCGCCGCGTGGCTTTCGAAGCAGCGGCCGCAGGTCACCGGCTACTACGACCAGAGCTACATCGACAAGCTCGAGAACGGCGACACCTGGATCTCGCAGGCGTGGTCGGGCGACGTGTTCCAGGCGCAGCAGTCGGGATTTCCGCACATCAAGTTCGTCACGCCCAAAGAGGGCCAGATGATGTGGCACGACAACATGATGATTCCGATGCAGGCGTCGCACCCGGTCGATGCGCTCGAGTGGATGAACTTCTACTACACGCCGAAGATCGCAGGCATCGTCGAGGACTGGGTCAACTACGTCTGCCCCGTGCCCGGTGCCGAGCAGTACATCCGTGGCCCCCTCGACGACAAGACCGTCGCGAACAGCCCCCTGGTGTTCCCGACCGACGAGGTGCTGTCGCAGTCGAACGAGTTCTACGTCTATAAGGACTACGACGAGTACGAGGAGTGGAACACCGTGTTCAACCCCATCATCCAGTCATGA
- a CDS encoding ABC transporter ATP-binding protein, with the protein MTVASETSASAPGGAPAPSTTAGGAGASSGAAVRLDGIGRRFGDSVAVERIDLELAPGEFFALLGPSGCGKTTTLRMVGGFETPSYGRISLGGRDVTDLPPYRRDVNTVFQSYALFPHLSVFDNVAFGLRRTGVAKGQIKERVNRYLEMVGLHGFGRRTPGQLSGGQQQRVALARALVNEPKVLLLDEPMGALDARIRKTMQVELKRIQREVGITFLYVTHDQSEAMAMADRLAVMNKGIAEDIGTPDRVYDRPATHFVADFLGTCNLLPAPSGTTERLGIRPEKLHLHRVAEGAGAGAQPTGENLHARVETATYFGASSEYVVRTANGDSLIVYAQNVHDSARAHEGDDVEVSWAPEHAFPLPDAPAAA; encoded by the coding sequence ATGACTGTTGCTTCCGAGACCTCCGCGAGCGCGCCCGGGGGCGCGCCCGCCCCGAGCACGACAGCCGGTGGCGCGGGCGCGTCGAGCGGCGCCGCCGTCCGCCTCGACGGCATCGGCCGCCGCTTCGGCGACTCGGTCGCGGTCGAGAGGATCGACCTCGAGCTCGCCCCGGGCGAGTTCTTCGCGCTCCTGGGCCCCTCCGGCTGCGGCAAGACGACGACGCTGCGCATGGTGGGCGGCTTCGAGACGCCGAGCTACGGCCGCATCTCGCTCGGCGGCCGCGACGTCACCGACCTGCCGCCGTATCGCCGTGACGTCAACACGGTGTTCCAGTCGTACGCGCTCTTCCCGCATCTGTCTGTCTTCGACAACGTCGCGTTCGGCCTGCGCCGCACGGGCGTTGCGAAGGGGCAGATCAAGGAGCGCGTCAACCGCTACCTCGAGATGGTCGGCCTGCACGGCTTCGGCCGCCGCACGCCCGGTCAGCTCTCGGGCGGTCAGCAGCAGCGCGTCGCGCTCGCGCGGGCCCTCGTCAACGAGCCGAAGGTGCTGCTGCTCGACGAGCCGATGGGCGCCCTCGACGCGCGCATCCGCAAGACCATGCAGGTCGAGTTGAAGCGCATCCAGCGCGAGGTCGGCATCACGTTCCTCTACGTCACCCACGACCAGTCCGAGGCGATGGCGATGGCCGACCGCCTCGCCGTGATGAACAAGGGCATAGCCGAAGACATCGGAACCCCCGACCGCGTCTACGACCGCCCGGCCACGCACTTCGTCGCGGACTTCCTCGGCACCTGCAACCTGCTGCCGGCCCCGAGCGGAACGACCGAGCGCCTGGGCATCCGGCCCGAGAAGCTGCACCTGCACCGCGTGGCTGAAGGCGCAGGAGCAGGCGCACAGCCGACCGGCGAGAACCTCCATGCCCGCGTCGAGACCGCCACCTACTTCGGCGCGTCGAGCGAATACGTCGTCCGCACCGCCAACGGCGACTCGCTGATCGTCTACGCGCAGAACGTCCACGACTCGGCGAGGGCCCACGAGGGCGACGACGTCGAGGTGTCCTGGGCGCCCGAGCACGCCTTCCCGCTGCCCGACGCCCCCGCGGCGGCCTGA
- a CDS encoding ABC transporter permease has translation MSAVTQDPNVVGGESLDTTSRRVAGEPRRRRRPILPLIYWVVVGITMVPIVFMIVYSFNDVPTGRISFPWSGFTPYWYLNLGQVSGLTHAFATSIEIAVLSALISIVLGVPMSLAMERYRFWGRGALNATVYADIAAPSIVVGAASLSFFLSSSISTGFVTILLVHSTFNLAYVVVVLRARLSGAGTALEEAAGDLGASPVVAFRTVTLPLLLPGIIAGAMLSLAMSIDDYVITSFVAGPSVTFPLFVYGAAKVGLPPQVLCFGTIIFAVGLLLALVNALITRRAPRPAFDDE, from the coding sequence ATGAGCGCTGTGACGCAGGATCCGAACGTCGTCGGCGGAGAGTCGCTCGACACGACGTCGCGGCGGGTCGCTGGGGAGCCTCGGCGGCGGCGTCGCCCGATCCTGCCCCTCATCTACTGGGTCGTGGTGGGCATCACGATGGTGCCGATCGTGTTCATGATCGTCTACAGCTTCAACGACGTGCCGACCGGGCGGATCTCGTTCCCCTGGTCGGGGTTCACGCCGTACTGGTACCTCAACCTCGGGCAGGTGTCGGGGCTGACGCACGCGTTCGCGACGTCGATCGAGATCGCCGTGCTGTCGGCGCTCATCTCGATCGTGCTCGGCGTGCCGATGTCGCTCGCCATGGAGCGCTACCGCTTCTGGGGCCGCGGCGCGCTCAACGCCACGGTCTACGCCGACATCGCGGCGCCGTCGATCGTGGTCGGCGCGGCGTCGCTGTCGTTCTTCCTGTCGTCGTCGATCTCGACCGGGTTCGTCACGATCCTGCTCGTGCACTCGACGTTCAACCTCGCTTACGTCGTCGTCGTCCTGCGCGCGCGGCTGTCGGGCGCGGGCACTGCGCTGGAGGAGGCGGCGGGCGATCTGGGTGCGTCGCCGGTGGTGGCCTTCCGGACGGTGACGCTTCCGCTGCTCCTGCCCGGCATCATCGCCGGTGCCATGCTGTCGCTCGCCATGTCGATCGACGACTACGTGATCACGTCGTTCGTGGCGGGGCCGTCGGTGACGTTCCCGCTGTTCGTTTACGGCGCCGCGAAGGTCGGCCTGCCACCGCAGGTGCTCTGCTTCGGCACGATCATCTTCGCCGTCGGCCTGCTGCTCGCGCTCGTGAACGCGCTCATCACGCGGCGTGCGCCGCGGCCGGCGTTCGACGACGAGTAG